A single Micromonospora sp. CCTCC AA 2012012 DNA region contains:
- a CDS encoding ImmA/IrrE family metallo-endopeptidase: MTRTKQALIDELVPAMLAHLASLGVDGRKLAADPAAVIVTIDGIVLDWVEPAALGSGCSVAALYSGGETPPRIAVLRDTSEGRRNFSLIHEFGHHLCPSVTAVAAALWELPDGEEGPFEEDLVDAFAAAVLLPTDIVSRIFADGVTAASVIRLWQSTTASREACCVAAAHRLPAPGYVMLVEPNSRSQFAARHGDVLPIARGSVQSATRLQSAVRGGTARGVDRPTFRSGVAGPQMYLDAQGTDGYTIAVWVTDSPDWPSLTAPLATGPVGHDGHCADCGEDFTSWKRPCGTCGEPLCPQCGACECAAGGQRPIANRLCTSCFLSLPLTAFLGDSTTCNQH; encoded by the coding sequence ATGACACGTACCAAACAAGCCCTGATCGATGAACTGGTGCCGGCGATGCTGGCACACCTGGCCAGCCTCGGCGTCGACGGCCGCAAATTGGCCGCCGACCCGGCCGCAGTAATCGTGACCATCGACGGCATTGTCCTGGACTGGGTCGAGCCCGCCGCACTCGGCAGCGGCTGCTCGGTCGCGGCGCTCTACAGCGGAGGGGAAACCCCGCCACGAATTGCGGTGTTGCGCGACACGTCGGAAGGCCGGCGCAACTTCTCCTTAATACACGAGTTCGGCCACCACCTATGTCCGAGCGTGACAGCGGTCGCTGCCGCCCTGTGGGAGCTTCCTGACGGCGAAGAAGGACCGTTCGAGGAAGACCTGGTCGACGCATTCGCCGCAGCAGTCCTACTGCCCACCGACATTGTCAGCCGGATCTTTGCTGACGGTGTCACCGCGGCGTCGGTGATCCGCCTGTGGCAGAGCACGACAGCATCGCGGGAGGCGTGCTGCGTCGCCGCCGCACACCGCCTGCCCGCACCGGGCTACGTCATGCTGGTCGAGCCGAACAGCCGTAGCCAGTTCGCCGCCCGCCACGGCGACGTCCTGCCGATCGCCCGCGGCAGTGTCCAGTCCGCCACCCGGCTGCAATCCGCGGTGCGCGGCGGTACCGCCCGAGGCGTCGACCGGCCGACCTTCCGCAGCGGCGTCGCCGGCCCGCAGATGTACCTCGACGCCCAGGGGACCGATGGTTACACCATCGCCGTGTGGGTCACCGACTCACCGGACTGGCCCTCCCTGACCGCGCCTCTGGCCACCGGCCCGGTCGGCCACGACGGGCACTGCGCGGACTGCGGCGAGGACTTCACGTCGTGGAAGAGGCCCTGCGGTACGTGCGGCGAACCGTTGTGTCCGCAGTGTGGGGCCTGCGAATGCGCGGCCGGAGGCCAGCGCCCCATCGCCAACCGGCTGTGTACGAGCTGCTTCCTCTCCCTGCCGCTAACGGCCTTCCTCGGCGACTCGACCACCTGCAACCAGCACTAA
- a CDS encoding tetratricopeptide repeat protein: protein MAWFERERLNLLDTIRQADELGDHDIAWQLPVVSDGFFELKSYWADWRDIHLTGLRAARTAKSRLGEAANLRCLGDAYWRMEQRETALDCYRQGANASRDVNDHWVEGFSLRGQGLIHEELGHIDEALNLYGQAWEVFRHHGITRGEGMSLLSLGNCHRARGQLDTAIAHYQQAVAILDGINDQWSVAWASYPLGLAYQQTGQHNEALNQHQLALKLFRRFDDRRCEGLTLAALGDTFYATGQHDDAQRSWQQALQILDPLGDPHASTVRQLVAQNNGANEASG from the coding sequence TACCCGTCGTCAGCGACGGCTTCTTCGAACTCAAGTCGTACTGGGCCGACTGGCGCGACATCCACCTCACCGGCCTACGCGCCGCCCGGACCGCCAAATCACGCCTCGGCGAAGCCGCCAACCTCCGCTGCCTCGGCGATGCCTACTGGCGAATGGAACAACGCGAAACCGCCCTGGACTGCTACCGCCAAGGCGCCAACGCCAGCCGCGACGTCAACGACCACTGGGTTGAAGGCTTCAGCCTCCGAGGCCAGGGCCTCATCCACGAAGAACTCGGCCACATAGACGAAGCCCTCAACCTGTACGGTCAGGCCTGGGAGGTGTTCCGTCACCACGGCATCACCCGAGGCGAAGGCATGTCCCTGCTCAGCCTCGGCAACTGCCACCGCGCCCGCGGACAACTCGACACCGCCATCGCCCACTACCAGCAAGCAGTTGCCATCCTCGACGGCATCAACGACCAATGGAGCGTCGCCTGGGCCTCCTACCCCCTCGGCCTGGCCTACCAGCAGACCGGCCAACACAACGAGGCTCTCAACCAGCACCAGCTGGCCTTGAAACTCTTCCGCAGATTCGACGACCGACGCTGCGAAGGACTCACCCTCGCCGCCCTCGGCGACACCTTCTACGCCACCGGCCAACACGACGACGCGCAGCGCAGCTGGCAGCAGGCACTCCAGATCCTCGATCCACTCGGAGACCCCCACGCAAGCACCGTCCGGCAACTTGTCGCCCAAAACAACGGTGCTAACGAAGCTTCTGGGTGA